A section of the Girardinichthys multiradiatus isolate DD_20200921_A chromosome 5, DD_fGirMul_XY1, whole genome shotgun sequence genome encodes:
- the mab21l2 gene encoding protein mab-21-like 2, with product MIATQAKLVYQLNKYYNERCQARKAAIAKTIREVCKVVSDVLKEVEVQEPRFISSLSEIDARYEGMEVISPNEFEVVLYLNQMGVFNFVDDGSLPGCAVLKLSDGRKRSMSLWVEFITASGYLSARKIRSRFQTLVAQAVDKCSYRDVVKMVADTSEVKLRIRERYVVQITPAFKCTGIWPRSAAQWPMPHIPWPGPNRVAEVKAEGFNLLSKECYSLTGKQSSAESDAWVLQFSEAENRLLMGGCRKKCLSVLKTLRDRHLELPGQPLNNYHMKTLLLYECEKHPRETDWDESCLGDRLNGILLQLISCLQCRRCPHYFLPNLDLFQGKPHSALEAAAKQTWRLAREILTNAKSLDKL from the coding sequence ATGATCGCAACGCAGGCAAAGCTGGTTTACCAGCTCAACAAATACTACAACGAGAGATGTCAAGCGCGCAAAGCGGCCATTGCAAAGACCATAAGGGAGGTTTGCAAAGTGGTTTCGGATGTCCTGAAGGAGGTGGAGGTGCAGGAGCCCCGGTTTATCAGCTCCCTCAGTGAGATAGATGCGCGTTATGAGGGGATGGAGGTCATCTCCCCAAATGAGTTCGAGGTGGTGCTTTACCTCAACCAGATGGGGGTTTTCAACTTTGTGGATGACGGCTCTCTACCCGGATGCGCGGTGCTGAAGCTGAGCGACGGCCGCAAGAGGAGCATGTCTCTGTGGGTCGAGTTCATCACCGCCTCGGGTTACCTCTCAGCCCGAAAGATCCGCTCCAGGTTTCAGACTCTGGTGGCGCAGGCCGTGGACAAATGCAGCTACCGCGACGTGGTGAAGATGGTGGCCGATACCAGCGAGGTCAAGCTGCGGATCAGGGAAAGGTATGTGGTGCAGATCACTCCCGCCTTCAAGTGCACCGGAATCTGGCCTAGAAGCGCAGCGCAATGGCCCATGCCCCACATCCCATGGCCTGGACCAAACCGGGTGGCAGAAGTCAAAGCGGAGGGTTTTAATCTCCTGTCCAAAGAGTGTTACTCTCTAACAGGGAAGCAGAGCTCGGCAGAAAGCGACGCCTGGGTGCTGCAGTTCAGCGAGGCCGAGAACAGGCTGCTCATGGGCGGCTGCAGGAAGAAGTGTCTGTCCGTCCTGAAGACTCTGAGGGACCGGCACCTGGAGCTTCCGGGACAGCCGCTCAACAACTACCACATGAAGACCCTGCTGCTGTACGAGTGCGAAAAACACCCGCGGGAGACGGACTGGGACGAGTCCTGCCTGGGAGACCGATTGAACGGCATCCTGCTGCAGCTCATATCCTGCCTGCAGTGCCGCAGATGTCCCCACTACTTCTTGCCAAACTTGGACTTGTTTCAGGGAAAGCCTCACTCAGCCCTGGAGGCTGCTGCGAAGCAGACTTGGAGACTAGCGAGGGAAATCCTCACCAAcgccaaaagtttggacaaatTATAG